The window ctgcttgcgcacatggcagccgctgcacagattccgattcacgcaccctccggtaacgaaaagtatttagtaatagccttttgctgcaacttttttcctgataatcctttttttcctgaactttatttttctttttcttcttgactagAGTTCccgggcttttatcaacacatgccctaattattcttggttctactggggtgccttcttcccttagtaatttacttttcaccccttccatattctcatcataaagacaatacaatacacttagacaaaacaagacacaaacatactgtatcaatcttctccattttctcgaaatggccatttttcctctctctttcctttctcgccctatctgcctagggacgagcggattgctcccgtcctatctatggacgggcagctttttttcgtcacttacccccgagtgtcccggggctccccgtacgggccaccatctgccgcagtccggctgcagcaaactaaccgggggttgacgaataacttctgtagattgatgcagcaggaataggagccatttattgtagggcaacagagctatttatacattttgcacagcttacttaattagcataaactagatacatcagtcaaccaataaggaatctccacacttaatggctcacttttgttacttctcaaaccactccctctgacattttgccaggcaccatccagacttgtttacgaactctaacatttctctggcaaaataccaggtgttatttttgacttatttacagaccttaacaatacATTACTTGTTATTTCATGATTGGTTAAGTTCAAAATATTTGTCATTAATTAATCAATACTatgtaaattatgttttaaatcaataaaaaatttaggCAGATAAAAAGAACTGTGCTATTGGCCTAATCttattttaatagtatatttATATTACTTACATGTAGATATAGAACACCTACCTACAAAGGCAGCAGATAATGCTGATCAAATGGAGGGTAAAGACAGTgataaatgcttaaaaataaacttaaaatattacataacaCAATACAGCACAATTTGATAAATAGAAGTACAAAGTTTTGAACATTGCAAAAATTATCAAGAGAAATCTGACatttgaaataatcaaaatattgatAAGTGTCTACACACTAAATATCTGTGAGAGTAAAGATGGAGTTTGGCATAGTGAAGAATAATATGAACTCTGCAGTCATAAAGAATTGTATTAGAATTCTTGTGTTTGAGTCACTATTTCGTAATATTCTGGGCttctatattttgtgtgtgtgtgtgtgtgggtggtgcttgggtttgaacccagggcctagtgtgtgcaaggcaagcactctaccaactgagctatatccccaacccctgggcttctattttttaattaatcaacctggaaaataatatttagctGGCATAGTTTTGCAGCTTAACAGTAACAAATACAAACGTTCTAGGACAGTACTTTTACTCATGTCAGGAACAAATAAGtattaatttccttctttacttgatataaaattataagaactGTGATCACACcaatattgtaaatattaaaataaataccagaaACAGTGGTCTTTGTTATGACTAGTACACTCAGATAATACCCATAAGGAAAGTTAAGATGCACAGGGCACACTATGGGAGGTACAGAAGAGTAAAAGTAGAAAATTAGGATTTCTAAAAATTAGGTATAAAAAAGGTGGGTAGAGTTGGGaaattattcatttgaaaaagtgaaaaattgataaaaatgtgatatatgttaACATTCCAGAGCTCCAAGAGCTAAGGGGCCAATACCATCTCAAGTGTCCTGGGTATAGATTCTGGGAAGtactaagaaataataaaagtgcAATGGACCCTCTACAAAATGCATACCCTTAGCAGAGAGTACTCAGATGTCAGCTAAAAAGTTGTCCTTCAGGTTGACATGAGAAGGAACTCAGGATAGATGAATTTGAAGATTTTCCACTTATAAAATTTAATCTTTCTAACAAAAGCTAATATAgcttatcatttaaaaatgtgaattaattttttattttattgctcacaGATAATTAGGTTTTAAAACAACTGAAGAATCTCTTGACTTTGTGTCTGGCTGCATAGTTTGTGTTCAGTgtcactgtttttttgttttttttttttttttttctctctaaatttgGAAAGCTTTCTAATGTAATGCTTCGGATCTTCCAGATgcgtttttcatttttcagatttgTTGTAATGACCCTGGCAGAATACTTTTGCTCTAACTGGAAAGACTCCTCCAGAGAAGACAGAGGGCAGCTGCACCATGGAACCAGCCAATAAATCCGAAATATCTCCAAGCAGCTTCTTGCTGATGGGCATCCCAGGGCTAGAGCACTTGCACGTCTGGATTGGGATTCCCTTCTGCTCCATGTATGTGGTGGCTGTGGTGGGGAACGTGACCATCCTGGCTGTGGTGAGGGCAGAGCGGAGTCTCCAGGAGCCCATGTTCCTGTTCCTGTGCATGCTCTCAGTGACTGACCTGGTGCTGTCCACGTCCACGCTGCCGCGCATGCTCTGTCTCTTCTGGCTGGGAGCTCACCACATTGCCTTTGATGCTTGCCTGGCTCAAATGTTCTTCATCCACAGCTTTACCGCCATGGAATCAGGCTTCTTCTTGGCCATGGCCATTGACCGGTACGTGGCCATCTGTGAACCACTGCGCCATGCCACAATTCTCACCCACAATCGCATTGCCCAAATGGGAGCTGCAGTGCTGGTGAGGGGAGTAGCCTTCTTTTCCCCACACCCCATCCTGCTCAAGCAGCTCCCCTACTGCAGGACTCGAATCATCGCACACACCTACTGCGAGTTCATGGCTGTGGTGAAGCTGGCGTGTGTGGACACAGGAGCCACCAAGCGTTACAGCCTCAGTGTGGCTTCTGTGATTGGCTCCTGTGATGGCTTTTTCATTGTCTTCTCTTATGTTCTAATCCTCCGTGCAGTTTTTCGTCTTCCCTCCAGAGAAGCCCGTCTTAAAGCTCTGGGCACATGTGGCTCCCACGTCTGTGTCATCCTTGTTTTTTATTCCACggctgtttttacttttttgactCACCGCTTTGGACACAATGTGCCCCCCCAAGTTCACATCTTCATTGCAAATATGTATCTTCTCGTACCCCCCTTTCTGAACCCCATTGTTTATGGTGTTAGGACGAAGAAAATTCGGGAGCATGTTCTTAGTTCTCTAAGGGCAAAGGTTGTCTGATCATACAGTAATTGCAGTGGTAGTAACAGAATAGGAAGAGAAGAGGGTCAATATCTGATACCTTTCTCATACCTTACTGATGGGCATCCCAGGGCTAGAGCACATGAACGTCTGGATTGGAATTCCCCATATTtaagggtttgtttgtttgtttgtttgtttttctttttctttttttcctccaaggaaatttatcatttatttatgctATTTATCCTGGAAGAAGAAGTACATAAGAAATTCCCCAATCCTAATGAAACAATGGGCATCATATTTTTTGTGTGCACCTGAGTTTTAGGAACCTAGTTGGAATTGGATGAGTAGTAGATGAGTCTTCATCTGTCCTTGCTGTTTCTAACCTGTAGTATAATTGGGATAATAGCCGACTTTCAAACAAGGAGGATTCAAAAAGGACAGAAAGTcatgaaaatgtcaaaaacttCCCCATGAGGAATCAATTGAAAAACAGTTAATGATCACTGTCAATATTTTACAGAAGGGGCAACATAACTGATTTTTAGTGTTCCTGAATGCATTAAACAATTTTGTACATATTCAAGGGATTGATGGAAAGGACAAGCTTGGTTAACATGGAATGGTTCAGCATTACAATAATCAAGTCAGCAAACATTTAAAACCTCTTTTGCTTTCAGACTGCAAACATTCTTTCCACCAATAGCAACTTGTGCCTGGTGTTAGTTACATGAGTTCACATGTGACCTCTTTAGACCTTTATTACAGAATCTCTTAAAAGAAAAC is drawn from Urocitellus parryii isolate mUroPar1 chromosome 4, mUroPar1.hap1, whole genome shotgun sequence and contains these coding sequences:
- the LOC113191261 gene encoding olfactory receptor 52P1-like, with translation MEPANKSEISPSSFLLMGIPGLEHLHVWIGIPFCSMYVVAVVGNVTILAVVRAERSLQEPMFLFLCMLSVTDLVLSTSTLPRMLCLFWLGAHHIAFDACLAQMFFIHSFTAMESGFFLAMAIDRYVAICEPLRHATILTHNRIAQMGAAVLVRGVAFFSPHPILLKQLPYCRTRIIAHTYCEFMAVVKLACVDTGATKRYSLSVASVIGSCDGFFIVFSYVLILRAVFRLPSREARLKALGTCGSHVCVILVFYSTAVFTFLTHRFGHNVPPQVHIFIANMYLLVPPFLNPIVYGVRTKKIREHVLSSLRAKVV